A window of Candidatus Jidaibacter acanthamoeba genomic DNA:
TAAAATGGAAAACCAAAGATGCTATGGGTTATCACTAGTTATAAAACAGCTTATAATACCAGCCGAGGTATTGAGACAATCAATATGTTATTCAAGGGGCAGCTTTATCACTTACTTAAGAGCTCTGCTGTAAATATTAAATACTTTATTGAAAGGCAATTTAACTTACCTACTCCTACTTATGAATTCTAAAAAACCTCACAAAACTAGATAACTTCTTCCTTCAATTTAATTCTTTGCAACGCTACTCTATATACTAGATACAACTACCTGTTGCAAAACCTGCGCTTTGACATGATAAAGAACAATAATATAGACTATCATACACGCCTCTATACTCTGGCTTCTCCCATTTCCCACCGGAACAAAGGCAATTACAAGGCTTACCACCAACAATTAAATCTAAATATTCATTTTCTATGATAATCATCTTTCACTCTCCGTATAAGAAATTCTTTAACTTTAATTGCAACTTATATACCCCATTCCTCTTGATCTACAATCTACTATGCAACTAATTTCTGCTTTTCGTTTTCCTAGAAAGTACTCATTTCCTTGGTAATTACAAAGGCAATTACACATACCCCCACTAATTAAATCTAATTGGTCTTTTGTTAAACTAATTAACATAATTTGCCTCTTATTTAATTGATAGTTACTAAAACCGTATATTAAATAAATTAAAGATGTCAATATAAAAATTTTTCCTCATAATATTTCTAATGTATAGATTAACCTGAGATTCAATAAATACACATAATTCAATTTTTGAGTACCGGTGGGTATTAACTTAATATAAATAAATTATTATTAACTAATCCCAATAAAAATAAAAAAACCACACAAGGGCTAAATCAAAAAGTTATGAATATAATTTGGCTATTCTTGGATATGTCGTCATAAGTTTGGTAGAAAAACATTATATCTTGTCACACAAAAATATATGCGATATTACTTTGTGGTATGTGTTCTAAATAAAGCGTCGGTCATTAACTGTAGGTGACCTACGCTAGGTTATACTTTCCTTAAGGTTAGTTGCTGAGAATCTTCGTGGCTTGCTTTAATAATGTTGTTGAATTTTTCAAGCATAGTAAGGCCAAGGTGGTTTTAATAAATAGAATAGAAGTGAGGAATAAATTGTCTATTGATAATCACTTTAACTTGGAAGATTGGTTTTCATCCACTATAAATATTGGAGTCAGCACAAGCATCGGTTTTATAATATCTGGTTCTATTGGTGGGATATTAGGACTTTTAACATGTGGGGTTGATGAATACTTATTTTCTAGTGGGATAGAAAATAAGCATTATATTGCGCGCTCTGCTTTTTGGGCTACATCGTTTGTTAAGGGTAGCACTACTTTTGTTAATTTATACCCTCAATATAAATTGCTTTATTATTCATCACTGTTTGTTTTAATACCTGTAATTTCATATTCCTCAATTGACTTTCTAGATTATCAATCAAGGATTAATTATCCAGTAAATGCCTTTATTTCTATAAATGCATTATTTGGCCATAAAAATATATTTTCAAAAGCGGAGTTTAGTCAAGTATATAACAAAGCTTTAGAGAGTCCTATTGGAGCATTAGAACTTTTAGTTCATGATATAAAAAGAATACTTGATAATGATTTTTTAGCAAATTTCCTTCAAATAGGGGCACTAAAAATTACTTCTACTATGGTTGATTATTTGTTCCTAATATATATAGGAACTTATGGGCAAGGATTGTTTATAAATAATTTACTCACCGCCTATCAAACTTCCAACATGAACACAATTTTAAAAGAGGGAAGTAAAGTAATGAGTATATTGTTAACTAAAAAAGTTTTCGATTTTCTGATTTTGCTTGCAGATACTAATTTATTCAGAACACAAATCGATTTGGTTTTTCAAAAAAGCACAGAATTACTATTAGATGGAAATAATAGCAAAAAACTTATCGCTTCAACTAAAGGAAAAGAATTAATTAATAAACTAGATCAAGACCTTTCAACACTTTTATTTCAAGGCATTACCAAATTAAACTCAGAAATTACTATAACAGCTAAGTTTTTTATAGCATTCAGATACATTTCAAATGTAATGCCAGAAGCAATGGTTCCTTATTTATTAACTTTTTTATTAGAGCAAAATGTACTGAATTATGTTTTCACTAATTCTAAAAAAATTCAACAAAATTTATCTGAAGCAGAGACCAAATTATGGGGAATAAAATATCATATTTCCACTAATATGGAATATATAAATTTAAGAGATGCTAAGGAATATATAAAGTATAAATATAATGAATTTTTACTATATAGATCTTCTTTAAATAAAGATAATGAGTATTTAAATAACTTAAAAAATGGTGCTCAAGAAACAGCTTCTGGGTTAAATGAGTGGATTGATGCTCCCTACCTAGGATTTAAATATGTGAATAATCAAATCAATATTGCTCAAATCCCTTTAGTTAAAACTTCCATAAAAGATATTTTTGCTTTTTTGTCCAGTAGCTTAGATTACAAATTAGCACATACAGAATTACTTCTAGCTAAAGAACGAATAGATATACTATCTTCAATTTTATCTGAGCCTAGAAGTCAATCAGCTAATCATACGACTAACAATGAAGAAAAAATAATATTTGATAATTATGTGCTTATGTTGGATGGAAAGTTACTTTTAAAGATCAATTATTTGGAATTTCAACCTGGAAAGCATTATGCAATTACTGGAAAATCCGGATGTGGAAAAAGTGCTATTTTAATAGATCTTAAACAAGGATTATCTGGGGCATTAAGTAGCTCAGGTACAATTTCTTTACCAAAGACAATTAATAGTAAAGAGGTTCATCTTATGTTTATGGATCAAAATAATTATTTACCCTTACATTCTACCTTGCTTGAAGTGGCTTTTTTCCCTGGAAGATTATCATTACTTGGTTCCGAAGAAGTCATAATAGTAAGAAAAGAAGTTATTTCCTTATTTAAAGAGCTTGAAATAGATGAATTTACCCTAGATGAAGAAAATAATAAAGGGTTAATATCAAGGTTAGATAGCCAAGAATTTAAGTTGAGTGGTGGGCAGTCTAAAAAAATTGCAGTAATTCAAGCAATCTTGAACCAACCCAACATACTTATTGCTGATGAATTAACAAGTGGATTAGATAAAATGTCCATAATTAAAATAGAGCATGCTTTAAATAAATACCTTCCAAATACAATGATACTTTCAGTTGAGCACCACCCACAAGATAATAACTATGATAAATTTTATGATTTTGAAGTTAATTTTAGTTTAGAAGAAGGTGTTCGTATAAACAATTTAATTTCAAAATCAAGTGATATTAATATGACTCTCCAAGAGAAATCAGATATACAAAGTATGAATATTTGTTTAATAGAAGATTTTATCCTAAATGAAACATATAGCTTAATTATATAGTATTGGTTTAAATCATGAACAATCCAAATAAAGATAAGCAAAATCCCGCAGAAACTCCTTTATTTAGAAATGAAGTCCTTCAAAAAACTAAGGGATCTTATCAAGGGAAAATCATTATAACCAACCCTATCTCATTCACCTGTTGGTCATTAGGAATTTTTTTGGTTACCATTATGTTGATCATATTCTTGTCTTCTGGAGAATATACTAGACGTCAAGAAGTGCAAGGAATGCTTGTTCCAGATAAAGGGTTAATTAATATTTATGCAAAAAAATCAGGAATTGTCACAAATAAATTTATTCAACAAGGAGATACTATAAAAGCAGGGCAGATACTATACTATATATCTACTGACCAGCATACCTTAGCTGGACAAACTCTCTCTGAACAGCAAGTAGGCTTATTGAAAAATCAAATACATATCCAAGAAAACAGAATTACTATACTGGAAAAAAATGTTGCACGGTATAAACATTTGCTTCAAAAAAAATTAATTTTAGAAACTGATTACCAAAAAGTATATGATACTTATTTATCTGCCAAATCATCCTTAAATGAGTTAAAATACCGCATGAGTGAGATTAATAGTAGTAGTAATTATGTAATAAGGGCTCCAGAAAATGGTACAGTTTCAGTATTGACTACTATGATTGGAGATAGAGCTACAGAACAAACTTTAGTTGCTTCAATTATTCCTCAAGGTGCAATACTACAAGGTGTTTTATATGTCCCTACTAATGCAATTGGTTTTATTAGACCTGGCCAAAAGGTTTTATTAAAGTACCAAGCTTACCCCTTTCAGCAATTTGGATTATATGAAGCAACTGTAGAATATATTGATAAAAGTATATTATCATCACAAGATATAAAAATCCCCATTAATTTAAATATTCCATTTTATCGTGTTTTGGTGGCTTTAAAAAAGCAGACAGTAACCATTCACGGGCAAGCATACCCATTAGTTGCTGGTATGCTTTTTGAAGGCATTGTACTAAGTGAGAAGCGTACATTATGGCAATGGATTATGTCTCCTGTCTATAATCTTAAAGGAGGTTTAACATCATGATAGACAAACTTTCAAAGCAGCTACAATTTACATTTAGTAGTTATAAGCTTCCAATTATTTTACAAACTGAAGTAACAGAGTGTGGCTT
This region includes:
- a CDS encoding HlyD family secretion protein; this encodes MNNPNKDKQNPAETPLFRNEVLQKTKGSYQGKIIITNPISFTCWSLGIFLVTIMLIIFLSSGEYTRRQEVQGMLVPDKGLINIYAKKSGIVTNKFIQQGDTIKAGQILYYISTDQHTLAGQTLSEQQVGLLKNQIHIQENRITILEKNVARYKHLLQKKLILETDYQKVYDTYLSAKSSLNELKYRMSEINSSSNYVIRAPENGTVSVLTTMIGDRATEQTLVASIIPQGAILQGVLYVPTNAIGFIRPGQKVLLKYQAYPFQQFGLYEATVEYIDKSILSSQDIKIPINLNIPFYRVLVALKKQTVTIHGQAYPLVAGMLFEGIVLSEKRTLWQWIMSPVYNLKGGLTS
- a CDS encoding ATP-binding cassette domain-containing protein, with the translated sequence MSIDNHFNLEDWFSSTINIGVSTSIGFIISGSIGGILGLLTCGVDEYLFSSGIENKHYIARSAFWATSFVKGSTTFVNLYPQYKLLYYSSLFVLIPVISYSSIDFLDYQSRINYPVNAFISINALFGHKNIFSKAEFSQVYNKALESPIGALELLVHDIKRILDNDFLANFLQIGALKITSTMVDYLFLIYIGTYGQGLFINNLLTAYQTSNMNTILKEGSKVMSILLTKKVFDFLILLADTNLFRTQIDLVFQKSTELLLDGNNSKKLIASTKGKELINKLDQDLSTLLFQGITKLNSEITITAKFFIAFRYISNVMPEAMVPYLLTFLLEQNVLNYVFTNSKKIQQNLSEAETKLWGIKYHISTNMEYINLRDAKEYIKYKYNEFLLYRSSLNKDNEYLNNLKNGAQETASGLNEWIDAPYLGFKYVNNQINIAQIPLVKTSIKDIFAFLSSSLDYKLAHTELLLAKERIDILSSILSEPRSQSANHTTNNEEKIIFDNYVLMLDGKLLLKINYLEFQPGKHYAITGKSGCGKSAILIDLKQGLSGALSSSGTISLPKTINSKEVHLMFMDQNNYLPLHSTLLEVAFFPGRLSLLGSEEVIIVRKEVISLFKELEIDEFTLDEENNKGLISRLDSQEFKLSGGQSKKIAVIQAILNQPNILIADELTSGLDKMSIIKIEHALNKYLPNTMILSVEHHPQDNNYDKFYDFEVNFSLEEGVRINNLISKSSDINMTLQEKSDIQSMNICLIEDFILNETYSLII